The following are encoded together in the Lathyrus oleraceus cultivar Zhongwan6 chromosome 3, CAAS_Psat_ZW6_1.0, whole genome shotgun sequence genome:
- the LOC127129991 gene encoding uncharacterized protein LOC127129991, whose product MTFPRSHFQGTHDSEVDPSEITHVNDVAPDPQIIIWILTLALEDALISYVNMDDRENGASSCRPQGRLRWIKEHQIDIYAEVSQGLQDALHVGETNAENVGKRTILSSSFNGGRRDMIQHYEDGMAIVLNGGKLDIFLTVTCNPS is encoded by the exons ATGACATTTCCAAGATCACACTTTCAAGGAACTCATGACAGTGAAGTCGACCCAAGTGAAATTACACATGTTAACGATGTTGCACCTG ATCCGCAGATC ATTATATGGATTTTGACTTTAGCTTTGGAGGATGCACTAATATCATATGTTAACATGGATGACAGAGAAAATGGTGCATCATCATGTCGACCTCAAG GGAGGTTAAGGTGGATTAAAGAGCACCAAATTGATATATATGCTGAAGTGTCCCAAGGTTTACAGGATGCTTTGCATGTTGGTGAAACTAATGCAG AAAACGTTGGAAAAAGAACAATATTGTCATCATCATTTAATGGTGGTCGTCGAGACATGATACAACATTATGAAGATGGCATGGCTATTGTTCTTAATGGCGGTAAACTAGATATTTTTCTAACAGTGACATGCAATCCTTCTTAG